One region of Thiorhodovibrio frisius genomic DNA includes:
- a CDS encoding carotenoid oxygenase family protein gives MMPEPDSRMIQGVIAEIMRTLTTEVTDQSLPVEGVMPASIDGVYFRNGPGRFERGGQRYAHPFDGDGHITRLDIGPTGVRYSNRFVRTREYLAEEHSGRMRYRSFGTNLPGGLLANLFRVRFKNPANTSVIWHGGRLLALWEGGPPHRLDPDTLDTLGIETFDGRLRNPYPPPSSWLSPVLPFSAHPRLDPASGELINFGLVSGAPNRLLIYQVDHNGGLSLNQTHALPRFSFIHDFGVTRRWLCFLIPHADFDLASAMLGLKTPVGSLRIRTKQPMQALLIPRSPAQGRPTLIDCDSGFVFHVAQAFDSDDGALVLDVIRYPKYPDFRQFEAIFQHPDPEIMPRLERMVIDPTKGRATTRRLSDHAAEMPISAPEPFGESRRILYSLGAPPQRQVPFLSAVQRLDTDTGDLRCRDFGLDMPGEPMWVPDTAGGEGWLLTLVYRAGQNRTELLVMRADNLQTQASVILPHGLPIGFHGCWVPRAEL, from the coding sequence ATGATGCCAGAGCCAGACAGCCGCATGATCCAGGGTGTGATCGCCGAGATCATGCGCACACTGACCACAGAGGTGACCGATCAGTCGCTGCCGGTCGAGGGCGTGATGCCGGCAAGCATCGACGGCGTCTACTTTCGAAATGGGCCCGGACGATTTGAGCGCGGCGGGCAACGCTACGCGCATCCGTTCGATGGTGACGGCCACATCACCCGTCTCGACATTGGCCCGACCGGGGTTCGTTACAGCAACCGTTTTGTGCGCACCCGCGAGTACCTCGCCGAGGAGCACAGCGGACGCATGCGCTATCGTTCCTTCGGCACCAATCTTCCAGGGGGCCTGCTGGCCAATTTATTTCGAGTGCGCTTCAAGAACCCAGCCAATACCAGCGTTATCTGGCACGGCGGACGCTTGCTCGCGCTCTGGGAGGGTGGCCCCCCGCACCGGCTCGACCCCGACACCCTGGACACCTTGGGAATTGAAACCTTCGACGGTCGGCTGCGCAATCCCTATCCACCGCCGTCATCCTGGTTGAGCCCCGTATTGCCCTTCTCAGCCCATCCGCGCCTGGACCCCGCAAGCGGTGAGCTGATCAACTTCGGGCTCGTTTCCGGCGCCCCCAATCGGTTGCTGATCTACCAGGTAGACCACAACGGCGGTCTGTCTCTCAATCAGACTCATGCCCTTCCCCGCTTTAGCTTTATCCACGACTTTGGCGTGACCCGCCGTTGGCTATGCTTCCTGATTCCACACGCGGATTTTGATTTGGCCAGCGCCATGCTCGGGTTGAAGACCCCTGTCGGCTCCTTGCGCATTCGCACCAAACAGCCAATGCAGGCATTGTTGATACCGCGTTCACCCGCCCAGGGCCGGCCCACCCTGATCGACTGCGACAGTGGCTTCGTTTTCCATGTCGCCCAGGCTTTTGACAGCGACGACGGTGCGCTCGTGCTCGATGTGATCCGTTATCCCAAATATCCGGATTTCCGGCAGTTCGAGGCCATTTTTCAGCACCCTGATCCGGAGATCATGCCACGACTCGAGCGCATGGTGATCGACCCGACCAAGGGGCGCGCTACCACTCGCCGCTTGAGCGATCATGCCGCCGAGATGCCGATCAGCGCGCCGGAGCCATTTGGCGAGTCGCGACGCATTCTCTATAGCTTGGGCGCACCGCCGCAGCGGCAAGTCCCTTTCCTGAGCGCTGTTCAGCGTCTCGACACCGACACTGGCGATCTGCGGTGTCGCGACTTCGGACTCGATATGCCAGGGGAGCCCATGTGGGTGCCAGACACCGCCGGTGGCGAAGGCTGGCTTCTGACATTGGTGTATCGCGCTGGGCAGAACCGCACTGAGCTACTGGTAATGCGCGCGGATAATCTGCAAACCCAGGCATCAGTGATCCTTCCACATGGGCTGCCCATCGGTTTCCACGGTTGTTGGGTTCCGCGAGCCGAGCTTTGA